From Cervus canadensis isolate Bull #8, Minnesota chromosome 28, ASM1932006v1, whole genome shotgun sequence, one genomic window encodes:
- the MLN gene encoding promotilin: MLSRKATAVLLVVHAASMLASQTEAFVPIFTYGEVQRMQEKERYKGQKKSLSVQQRSEEVDPAEPWEEKQEVIKLTAPVEIGMRMNSRQLEKYQATLEGLLREVLPSSRNAR; encoded by the exons ATGCTGTCCCGCAAGGCCACGGCCGTCCTGCTGGTAGTGCACGCAGCCTCCATGCTGGCCTCCCAGACAGAGGCCTTTGTTCCCATCTTCACCTACGGCGAAGTCCAGAGGATGCAG GAAAAGGAGAGGTACAAAGGGCAAAAGAAATCCCTGAGTGTACAGCAGAGGTCAGAGGAGGTGGACCCCGCGGAGCCTTGGGAAGAAAAACAGGAAGTCATTAAG CTGACTGCTCCTGTAGAAATTGGAATGAGGATGAACTCCAGGCAGCTGGAAAAGTACCAGGCCACCCTGGAAGGGCTGCTGCGCGAGGTGCTGCCATCCTCCCGGAACG CCCGGTGA